A stretch of Cryptococcus neoformans var. neoformans JEC21 chromosome 10 sequence DNA encodes these proteins:
- a CDS encoding Rho small monomeric GTPase, putative, producing MAPKPLNRKLVVLGDGACGKTSLLTVFTKGYFPTTYEPTVFENYVEMIQVDDQVVELSLWDTAGQEDFDRLRSLSYADTHVVMICFSVDSPVSLENTESKWIHEVNQFCPGVKVILIALKCDLREDPGVKERLGRRSLHPVTYDEGLATARAIRASRYLECSAKHNRGVQEAVYEAARVAVGSRARGGGSGGRRGDGWKEKCIIL from the exons ATGGCGCCTAAACCG TTGAATAGAAAGCTTGTGGTGTTGGGAGATGGTGCTTGTGGAAAG ACATCACTATTGACGGTATTCACCAAAG GATATTTTCCAACCACATA TGAACCTACGGTGTTTGAGAATTATGTGGAGATGATCCAGGTGGACGATCAGGTGGTAGAGCTCAGCCTGTGGGATACGGCCG GCCAGGAAGACTTTGACCGGTTACGTTCGCTTTCATATGCCGATACACATGTGGTCATGATTTGTTTCTCT GTCGATTCGCCAGTGTCATTAGAAAATACGGAATCAAAG TGGATTCACGAAGTCAATCAATTTTGTCCAGGAGTCAAGGTAATCCTTATCG CGCTCAAGTGCGATCTCCGGGAGGACCCTGGGGTGAAAGAAAGGCTTGGCCGACGTTCGTTGCATCCTGTGACATATGACGAGGGGCTCGCAACCGCCCGAGCTATCCGTGCGAGCCGGTATCTAG AGTGCTCGGCCAAGCATAATCGGGGGGTGCAGGAGGCAGTTTACGAGGCAGCGCGGGTGGCGGTCGGGAGCCGGGCAAGGGGAGGCGGTTCTGGGGGACGGAGGGGCGACGGCTGGAAGGAGAAGTGTATCATCTTGTAG